AGCTTTTGCTTCACCAGCAGCTTCAGTTGGAGGCTGTGGGATCTCATGAATTATTAATGAGGATGTTGCactcttctttgttttccttgcGCTACATTCGGTGTATTAAACTCAAGAAAACACTAGCATCAAACTACATCTTCCCTGCGTGTGCTGCTCCTTGCGTAAACGGTTAAAAGGGCCCCTTTTTTACACCCAGGTCGGACTGGCACTTTAGAGCTCAGGTGCATTCAGACCAGAGGCAGCGGTGAGGATGGGACGTGGAAGCCAGCAGACGGTGCCGGGAGAGCCGGACAGTGGGAAAGCTAAAGGCGTTTACACCTGGGAGGAAGTGCAGAGCCACAACAGCAGGAATGATCAATGGCTGGTCATCGATCGAAAGGTTTACAACATCACTCAGTGGGCCAAAAGGCATCCAGGAGGGTTTCGCGTCATCGGCCACTATGCTGGAGAGGATGCCACGGTATATTACGTTTATATGTTTTATGTACTTTCCTTGAAAATAAATTCAGAATGCACGGGCTTGTGCAtttatgtttgcttgtttttattttatttttaataatatgaAAGTTGTGGTGTTTATGAATACCACCTAAATATTGTGATTAACTACAATtctgggagtgagaacgtgttggagGTGGACCacggtttttttgttttgtttttttaactgttaaacGGTTAAAAAAATTCCGGTACTTACACGACTGTAAATGACTTGTTGGCCTATGATCGATTCATTTTGAGCCAGAAACAAACATTGCTGTCAGGTACAAAGAAACTTTTTTGGGAATTTtatatatcctttatttatcaagGTAAAAAGTGGcactgacattaaaaatgtctaaaaGATACTTTCAAAAGAGGTCATTGCTTTTCATATTATATAACCCTTTCATAAATCCTGTTTACCGATATAAGCAAatatattaaacataaaaaacacatgctGTACAAACACTGGAATTGGATCCATGGATGGCTCCACAGAGCAGATGGCACTGGACACTATTTAAACTCTTTAAGTCTACTTTTTACTCTGCTTAATCGTACTGGCAAGTATAGTTACTAATATACTTGAAATGGACACATTCCTGGGTATTAAATAGTCATTCCAACATTTCTGTCAGAGCTTTCATTCATGTAATAATCTCTTAGATCCtcagaaaaaacacttttaactGTTCTGGGGTGAGTAAGGGAGATCATGCATCTCCACACCTCTGGAGGAGACCTCCTATCAGAGATCAACTCTGTGTTAACAGTTTTATCTTAATCTTAAGACACACATTTTCTCTATCTTTCGGTTGTTCTTAGTGGTCTTACTGTTTTGTTAATTGGCATTTAATTTTATCAATTGATCTTTTTCTATCTACTACCTACTAATTAATTTTTTATGGATACTGATCATGGCTGTAAGAATATTTAGACCTTCTACAACACAAAGCCAGCAAGTCTTTCTCCCACTgtgtctctttctttctgcatATATTTGTGAATGCTGTTGTTAAGAAAAACATGCTTGGAATTAATTTGATTCACTTgatatttactttaaatatgTCCTGCATGAAAAGTAGTTTACACACCAGTCTACAGTCTACACCTGGACCTTTTGCCACTCCTTACATGTCTATTCATTCTTTGGAGCTCTAACAGAACGAGAGTTCCCCTTTGAGGTTTTATGAATAATGattcatgaaaaataaaaataataccgGTGGtagtaaacttgtttttacGCAACATGGTTGCAAATACATAAGTATGTTTACCAGAGgtttctttttgattttgtgACCCCTCAGAAGGATCAAAACTATTTTCAACCACTAAATAATTTCTACTAGCTTACATTTccaattttctctctttcaggaGGCATTCACTGCTTTTCATCCTGATTCCAAGTTCGTGCAAAAGTTTCTGAAGCCGCTGCTGCTTGGAGAGTTGGCAGCAACAGAGCCAAGTCAGGACCAAGACAAAAATGTGAGCCTTTGATTCCCTGAATAAAGGACCTTGTTTAGATGCGGAACAGAAGTAGGCCAGCCTTTTCACAGATCTGAATTCCTATTCATGCATTTTACAGTGCTGGGAACAGCTGAGATTCCTGATGCTCAGGTTTCATTGCCGGGTTTAATGCCTCGTTTCTCTGAATCAAAACCTAAAACGgctaaaatgcaaacatttttcttgatTTCACAAGTGTCACATTAGTACATAACATCCTCTCAGCTTTACAGAactgtttgtttcttcttctctgaacCCAGGCAGCCATCGTGCAGGATTTCAAAACCTTGCGAGCTCAGGTAGAGAAGCAGGGTCTGTTTCAAGGTcagcctttgtttttcttcctccacctcGGTCACATCGTGCTGCTAGAAGCCCTCGGATGGATGCTTGTTTCAATGTGTGGGACGGGCTGGATACCCACCTTACTGTGCTCGGTGATTTTAGCAACCGCTCAGGTAATTCAGACATAAACTTTAAATGGATCCTAATATgtatttccttattttctgacATATACACTTTTACAAAGGTGGATGCTtacattaaacacaaagtttgaGATAATGAGATAACTAATCCTCAACCTTCGTCAGTAAGAGGATTAGTTCTATTGTAGTAGAATCTCAGAATAAACCAGCCAAAAACATCACATAATGCTTGCTACTTCTTTAGGCGCAGGCTGGATGGCTGCAGCATGACTTTGGTCACCTGTCGGTCTTCAAAAAGTCCACCTGGAACCACGCTGTCCACAAGTTTGTCATTGGTCATTTAAAGGTAACCTCTCTCAGTTATATTCTTTTCATATAAATTAAACACAGGTATTAAAAGATCGATTTTCTCAGGGAGCTTCGGCCAACTGGTGGAATCACAGACATTTCCAGCATCACGCTAAACCCAACATCTTCACCAAGGACCCCGATATCAACACGCTGGACACCTTTGTACTTGGACAGACTATACCAGTGGAGGCAAGTAGCACAGCACTAATGTTTCTAATTTCTTCAGTCATATGATCCAACTTCTCATCACCCTCTGTTTACCTCTGTGTTACAGTACGGGATAAAGAAGATCAAGCACATGCCCTACAATCACCAACACCAGTACTTCTTTCTCTGTATGTTTCTTCAGAGTCATTTAACAAGAATAAAAAACTATGAcagctttgttttaaaaagccttgtctttttttttctctttcagtggGACCTCCGCTGCTCATTCCAGTTTTCTACAACTTTAATATAATGCACACCATGATAACCCGGCGATACTGGCTGGTAAGCTCTCAGCCTCTGAGTGGTGTAGTGCAGTTTCTATAATTATTTTCCATTTGATGTATCAGGCTGTATTTAGCCTAGCAAAGGAAACGTGAGCTTAGAGtgctaaagaaaaacattacagTAAAATCAGAATAGCACAGGTGGTAGCAAACACACAGTTTCTCCTCATTTTCAGAGGCTTAAACTACCATCTGATTATTCTGTGACAAATTAACCAGATAAAAGAACGAAAAGCAAAGTTCATTTCAAATATTGAACTAGCATTTAGtagcttttcattgttttttaaatattaagccCAAACTGATGTCACTGCAAGGGAAGGAGGCCGGCCATCATTTACACCTATCAGAGAGACAGCAAAAACTTTAGGAGTGCCCAAATcaatgaagcgccttgaggcgacttttgttgtgatttggcgctatataaataaaattgaattgaattgaattgaattgaatcaatgATTTGAGACATATTCTTAGAAAGAATGAGTGGACAGCCGGCTCAGTAACACCAAAAGACCTGAAAGATCACAGAAGACAACTGAAGTGCACGATGGCAGAACTATTTCCATGGTTACGAAAAACAGCCTTAAAATATCTAACCAAGTCAAGAACACGCTCGAGGAAGTTAAAGTATCATTGTCAAGGTCTGTGATCGAGACATACCTTTGTGAATGAAAATACAGAGGGTTTAAAACAAGATACATACAGCAGATTATGCTTAAGAACTGGAAGACCAGACTATGCCAGAAATTATGTGAAAAAACCTGCAAAGGTCTGTAAAaatctttggacagatgaaaacaAGAAGAACTTGTACCAGAATAATGTGAAgagaaaagtatggagaaggagagaaaccCAATTGTCTGTCAAATATGGTGAAGGCAGTGTTATGCATGAACCTGTATGTCTGCCAGTATCCCCACTGGTGCTTAGTGAAACAGgagtttctcaaggcaaagaatGTGAAATTCctcaagtcagtcacctgatctcaggcCAACAGAGCAGCTTTTCATTTACTGAAGACAAAAGTGGAGGCAGAAAGTGACGCAGACAGCAGCTGAAGGTGTCTACAGTAAAGGGATAGCAGAGCATCTATGCTAATCTTCCAATTGTCATTGGCTGCACAGGATTTTCATACACGTACTAAAAATATTgcttatattaaataaaattgaagtaGTTTGTTAGTTtaattttgagcctctgaaaataaaGGACTGCGTAtgaaatggctgtaattccCAAACAGTCAATGCAACATTTTTGTTAAACCTCTTATGACAGATGAAGGGCTGCACTGTGTTCTGAtcagaggcaaaactacaaaaaatgtcCAATAAATTATGGACCCAATTGTACAAATACAATAGTGATGAATTATGACTCTTGTTAAGTAAGACATTATATAAATCATATGAATGTTCTTGTCTTGTGAAGGATTTGGCTTGGGCCATGACATACTACCTCCGCTACTTCTACTATTATGCACCTCTATACGGCGTGTTTGGCTCAGTGgcgctctttttttttgtcaggtaAATATTTAGAAAGAGAATTAACCAAAGCATTATGTGATTGCTCTTCCTAATAAGGCATACTTTAGTTGTTACACTGTCTTAGATTAGATTCTGGGTGAAAGAGTCACCTGGTCCTATCAGTTGTAGTATACCTTATTAGGaagatttttttctattctttccGTTATCCCTTCTACAATGAAAGTTATCATGTTGTTATTCATTTTGCAGGTTTTTGGAGAGTCACTGGTTTGTGTGGGTGACTCAGATGAATCACATACCGATGGACATTGATCATGAAAAGCACAAGGACTGGCTGACTATTCAGGTACCTGTACCTATTTTACCAGCAAGGTTGTGCAAAGGTTTTGGACACTTTGATTCTTCCATCGCCCAATCCTCATAAATGTCCCTGTATCACAAATATTGATCTTATTTAGGCTTTTTTCTCGTCTTCAGTTACAATCCACCTGTAATATTGAGCAGTCCTTCTTCAACGACTGGTTCAGTGGGCACCTCAACTTTCAAATCGAGCACCAGTAAGTGAAATGAGTGCAGCAAATGCAGACAAATGTATGTTCAGTGTGCTTTCACAAAGTCGAGTACTAGGATTAAAATAGAAACAACCATTTTGCAGACACAAGCAGCAAATGTCCATAAAACCTCTCTGAATCAGGAACTAGAATCAAGCATCACGCTTGTtgtaaatatagaaaaaaatggTGAAAGAGTGGTGTCATCACATGCTAAAGTCAGGCCTCCCCATTTAACCACTTGTGAAACTGCCTCTAATGGCAGCTCTGTGGGggggagcacacacacacagacatggagTCACAttctgtaaacacagtttttctGACAGAACTTTTTGTAGGAGCCCAGTCTGCATGCATCGTTCCAGTGCCTTCATAATTTAACAGCTGTCATTAATATGAAATTGTTTGGCAACATAGAGAGactttaaaacacaaattctCAGACGCTATCATATCTGACAGAAGcttcctgtttcttttctctctcaagCTTGTTCCCTACCATGCCGCGCCACAACTACCACCTGGTGGCGCCACAGGTCCGCGCACTCTGTGAGAAACATGGGATTCCTTACCAGGAGAAAACTTTGTGGCGAGGCCTTGCTGATATTGTCACGTAAGTATTATCATAATGGAGCATTGACGAggttgaaaacacacacagacacttacttgtttttcctatttttttttcttttcatcaggTCACTGAAAACCTCAGGAGACCTCTGGCTCGACGCTTACCTCCATAAATAACAGACTGCATTTCCTTCACTGATGTAAAAggagtgtttttcatttttgcatcaaaaaaacccaactaattGTATCTGTCTGATTATTAAAATCAAGCCACTAGTGGGGGAATGACCTTTCTTATTAATGCTATTGTTAAGTCTGGGGTTCTCGTAAGTTGCCTTTGAGTGTCTTGATCAACAGTAGCCATTCTTTGTCAGTTTAGTCAATTTGGCAGATAAAACATGATCATTTTATTGCTCAAAGGTGTGGTGAGGTAAAGCCATCTGTTGGCCATCCGTCCATTCAAAATTGAGAAGAATTGCATCTCCTCCTACAGTTTCATTCAGAATATAATCAATGATGTCCTAATTGGTCATTACACACACGGTGCTCTGGGGCCAAAGTCACATTTTTCATGTGAGCCAGATGAGCTACTATGTCACTGATGTTCTGGTTTCTCACAAACCACTATTTGTACAATAttaatttcattattttctgtcaaaattaaaattgtaaccactttaaaatgcagctcttgTTATTCTGTTTCAGTttacaataaataaactgtGCTGACTGTTTCTGGTCCTCTGGTAAAATTGATCCAATGACAAACACAAGAACCATACTGACAAAAGACATACAATTAAGACcgagtttatttattcatttttgaatcattgtctttttaaaaactatataCACCCGCTTGAACGTTTCTCTAAATCTCCACTTATTCATTACCAGGATTTACATATCTACTGCACATACTGCTTGTTATTCTGGTGCTTGTGCAGCTTACACTGCAAAACGCCTTGCTGCTAAGAACACGTTAATGGCAGCGTCTcacttttacagacaaaatctTCATGCAGAATTGTTGCTTGCTAAGTTTGCCAGAATGTCTGAAACCTGATTAGCAagaatatttgttttaataCTTAGTGTTGATGAGCATTAACCAACCAGGCTGAGAAAATGATACCTGCTAGAAGTAACACAGAGCAtgtctatctttttttttcttttttaactcctGTAAACAGTTACATGAAAACAGTTGGCCATATATCAGAAAGCATGTCAAGCATTCTGGCACAGATTTTAAAACACAATCGCTAAAATCTACTTTTTTAAAGGTATTTTAGTAAACAGCCTCATTGTTGATGGTGAGCATGAACATTAACTGCACTGCTCATACAAATATGTACATTACATGCAAGTCATGCATACACGTGCTCACACGCACACCGAAGTGTACGTAAATTCATaagctccttttttcttttgtttagcaGAAATCTTTGTTGAGAAAATTTAaggagacaaagagaaaaaatgcaacacaattaagaaaaaaacgCTTCAAAACATACACGTTGGAtgatacaaaataaatatacaattaaAGACATACACAATATTTCAGTATTTGCCAAGGCAGATCAGAATTAACTGTAGATTGATTGAAGAAGCTGGTGCACTTAGAAAGCTGTGAAGGAGCTAGATGACTAGATGAATTGTTTAGGTCAACAGGCTCAGTCTTTGCTGCCGGAGTCGATCCTCTCCTGCCGCCGTGTCAAGATCTCCTGCAGCTCTGAGGTTCCACCGCTCTGCTGTAAAGGAAGCATTGGTGTCTCTTTAAATATCGTTTGATGCTGAAGATGTCAGATATACAGACTTGCATATATTTACAAAGCAGTAGCTTTAGGATTTGTTTTCTTCTAAATACAGTTCCAAAGTTCCTgtgtccattttaaatgaggcacctgcacagacaccatgctaacgctaagctagccaagaacccagggTGACATTACCTGAGTGAATGCcaaccccagcccagcagctaGATGCTGAACTTCAACAATAAACAAGCAGATGATCAGTCAATCTGCAGCTTCAGTTTCTACCTGctcatgtttctaaagtagaatcacTGAGGTGTTTGCTT
This Astatotilapia calliptera chromosome 7, fAstCal1.2, whole genome shotgun sequence DNA region includes the following protein-coding sequences:
- the LOC113026694 gene encoding fatty acid desaturase 2-like yields the protein MGRGSQQTVPGEPDSGKAKGVYTWEEVQSHNSRNDQWLVIDRKVYNITQWAKRHPGGFRVIGHYAGEDATEAFTAFHPDSKFVQKFLKPLLLGELAATEPSQDQDKNAAIVQDFKTLRAQVEKQGLFQGQPLFFFLHLGHIVLLEALGWMLVSMCGTGWIPTLLCSVILATAQAQAGWLQHDFGHLSVFKKSTWNHAVHKFVIGHLKGASANWWNHRHFQHHAKPNIFTKDPDINTLDTFVLGQTIPVEYGIKKIKHMPYNHQHQYFFLLGPPLLIPVFYNFNIMHTMITRRYWLDLAWAMTYYLRYFYYYAPLYGVFGSVALFFFVRFLESHWFVWVTQMNHIPMDIDHEKHKDWLTIQLQSTCNIEQSFFNDWFSGHLNFQIEHHLFPTMPRHNYHLVAPQVRALCEKHGIPYQEKTLWRGLADIVTSLKTSGDLWLDAYLHK